From the Clostridium putrefaciens genome, one window contains:
- a CDS encoding flavin reductase family protein: MSNMKELIIRQMDNGPKTLMDIEISRKNGKDYRLENGRSDKIVSRLHTDNLKLVVSEIIEINKDAKTFRLVSKEGLLPVFQSGQYINIFVEIHGILTSRPYSICSSNRQHAYYEITVARIASGFVSDYFIDKVKVGDEFTANGPAGAFHYNPVFHSNKSVFIAGGSGITPFMSMSREVLNAGLDREIHLIYGCRNEDVVLFKDELVNMAKRHSNFTFSLVLSDPSKDYSGPTGFIDDACIKKLVGNIQDSTYYICGPQIMNDFVSNALLRLDIKPRMIRREMFGSRQDIQNEPAWPTELTGKETFTITINKGKKIPATSGESLLTALERSGVRVNVCCRSGECSLCRIQLVSGKVFMPRGVLLRHADEKFGYIHSCKSYPISDLEIQL, encoded by the coding sequence ATGAGTAATATGAAAGAGCTAATTATAAGACAAATGGATAATGGTCCTAAAACACTTATGGATATTGAAATAAGTAGAAAAAACGGTAAAGATTATCGACTTGAGAATGGTCGAAGTGATAAAATCGTTAGTAGACTTCATACCGATAATCTTAAACTAGTAGTATCTGAAATAATTGAAATTAATAAGGATGCAAAGACCTTTCGTTTAGTTTCAAAAGAAGGATTACTACCTGTATTTCAAAGTGGTCAGTATATAAATATCTTTGTAGAAATTCATGGAATTTTAACCAGTCGTCCGTACAGTATTTGTTCTTCTAATAGGCAACATGCTTATTATGAGATTACAGTTGCTCGTATTGCTTCTGGTTTTGTATCAGATTACTTTATAGATAAGGTAAAGGTTGGCGATGAATTTACAGCTAACGGTCCAGCAGGAGCATTTCACTATAACCCCGTGTTCCACAGTAATAAATCAGTGTTCATAGCTGGTGGAAGCGGAATTACTCCTTTTATGAGTATGTCTCGTGAGGTTCTAAATGCAGGACTAGATAGAGAAATTCATTTGATTTATGGTTGCCGTAATGAAGATGTAGTGTTATTTAAAGATGAGCTAGTTAATATGGCTAAAAGACACAGTAACTTCACGTTTTCATTAGTGCTTTCAGACCCTTCTAAAGATTATTCAGGCCCTACTGGATTTATTGATGATGCCTGTATTAAAAAACTAGTAGGAAATATACAAGACTCTACCTACTATATTTGCGGACCTCAAATAATGAACGATTTTGTTTCCAATGCACTTTTGAGACTAGATATAAAGCCTAGAATGATTCGTAGAGAAATGTTCGGTAGTAGACAAGATATTCAAAATGAGCCCGCTTGGCCTACTGAATTAACAGGAAAAGAAACCTTTACCATTACTATAAATAAAGGCAAAAAAATACCTGCAACTTCAGGTGAATCTTTATTAACAGCTCTAGAACGTTCTGGTGTTCGTGTTAATGTATGCTGCCGCAGCGGTGAATGCAGCTTATGCAGAATACAATTAGTATCTGGAAAAGTATTTATGCCACGAGGTGTTTTACTAAGACATGCTGACGAAAAGTTTGGATATATACACTCTTGCAAGTCATATCCTATCTCCGATTTAGAAATTCAACTCTAA